Within the Candidatus Methylomirabilota bacterium genome, the region AGGCGGCAGACTACAGCCTGGTGGACTTTAACCGCAGCGGCGTACCGTTGATGGAGATCGTCAGCGAGCCAGACATCCGCACCCCGGAGGAGGCCGCGGAATATCTCCGGCAGCTTCGGGCGATCCTCGTCTACCTGGAAGTCTGCGACGGCAACATGGAGGAAGGCAGCCTGCGTTGTGACGCCAACGTCTCCCTGCGGCGCGCCGGAAGCGAGGAGCTGGGAGTCAAGGCTGAGGTCAAGAACATGAACTCCTTCAAGAGCGTTCAGAAGGCCCTGGCCTACGAGATCCAGCGCCAGGCTCAGGTCCTTAAAGAAGGAGGCAAGATCGTCCAGGAGACACGGTTGTGGGACGCGGACCAGGAGCTGACCTTGTCGATGCGAAGCAAGGAGTACGCGCACGACTACCGCTACTTCCTCGAGCCTGACCTGGTCCCGTTGACCACCTCGCCGCAGCGGATCGATGAGATCCGCGCGACGCTCCCGGAACTCCCGCAACAACGCCGCGCTCGGTTTGTTCAGGAGTACGGTATCCCGGACTACGATGCCGCAGTCCTTACCGCCTCCAGGCCGCTGGCCGACTACTACGAGGCGGTCACAAAGGCGTCTCACGAACCAAAACTTACCAGCAACTGGGTGATGGTGGAGCTCCTGGGCCATCTAAATAAGGATAGTCGGGACATTACCGACAGCCCGATCCCGCCGGAAGAGCTGGCTGCTCTGCTCACGCTGCTGCTTCGTGGAACGATCAGCGGCAAGATCGCCAAGACGGTCTTCGAACAGATGTATCAGACCGGAAAGCCGGCCGACCTGATCGTCAAGGAGCAGGGGCTGACGCAGATCTCCGACCAGGATGAACTACGCCGTATCGTTGAGGAGGTGCTTGCCGCACACCCCGGGCCGGTCGCCGACTACCGGAAAGGAAAGGTGCAAAGCCTCACCTTTCTGGTCGGCATGGTCATGAAGGTCAGTCGCGGTAAGGCCAATCCGCAGGTGGCCAATGAGTTGCTGATCGCGCAACTCAAGGGCAAGGAACCCGGAGGGAACGGGTGACGAGACGCGGCCAGCGTCGGCTCCTCTGGTTGTTCCTGGTCCTGGGTGGGGTTGTCGCGGCCCTCTTCGCCGGCCCGCTCCTGCTGGACCAGGAGCGATATCGCGGAATCCTCATTAGCCGGGTCAGCCAACTGCTGAACCGCAAAGTCACCGCAAGCAGCCTGCGAGTCCATCTCCTGCCGTCGCCAGGGGTGACCATCCGGAACTTGATCATTGCCGACCGCGCCCCGTGGTCTGAACCGTTCCTGAACGCGGAGCAATTTCATATCGCGCTCAAGCTGCTTCCGCTCCTCAAGGGCGACCTCCAGATCGGGAACATCCGTATTGACCGGCCACGCATCAGGTTGGCCAAGGGGTCGGATGGGTGGAACATCGAGGACTTGATTCGGCCGACCGCGCGAGCGGCAGCCGCCGAACCGCAC harbors:
- the gatB gene encoding Asp-tRNA(Asn)/Glu-tRNA(Gln) amidotransferase subunit GatB, whose product is AADYSLVDFNRSGVPLMEIVSEPDIRTPEEAAEYLRQLRAILVYLEVCDGNMEEGSLRCDANVSLRRAGSEELGVKAEVKNMNSFKSVQKALAYEIQRQAQVLKEGGKIVQETRLWDADQELTLSMRSKEYAHDYRYFLEPDLVPLTTSPQRIDEIRATLPELPQQRRARFVQEYGIPDYDAAVLTASRPLADYYEAVTKASHEPKLTSNWVMVELLGHLNKDSRDITDSPIPPEELAALLTLLLRGTISGKIAKTVFEQMYQTGKPADLIVKEQGLTQISDQDELRRIVEEVLAAHPGPVADYRKGKVQSLTFLVGMVMKVSRGKANPQVANELLIAQLKGKEPGGNG